In a genomic window of Weissella tructae:
- a CDS encoding dihydrolipoyl dehydrogenase family protein, with the protein MTEFNFDVLYLGSGHGTFDGAIPLAASGVKVAVVEANKVGGTCPNWGCNAKVLLEEAVKIQHAIEKSNGVIAGETKIDWAKNQAHKNDVIDVLPGAIEGMMTGQGIEMIFGRGALVDAHTVEVEGKTYTADKIVLATGLRPHRLDIIGTELAHDSQDFLALSEMPAKMTVIGGGYVALESATMAMAAGAEVTLILRGSVALRSFPEASSDLVLADLAERGVKVMRETEVASLTETDGQITVTTTNGEIVTDYVLDATGRVPNVENIGLETVGIKASAAGIEVNEFLQTSVESIYASGDVIAKSQPKLTPTAIFESVYLMRRFSGQSDAAIDYPTIATNVFTTPRVAMAGVTVQEAEEQPELYTIVKHDVAGNWYRQVTFETQGTTTMIFDKEGKLVGISDVSDRAEDIVNAVLPAIEFGFTPEQISRLVGIFPSIAFDVWGQV; encoded by the coding sequence ATGACAGAATTTAACTTTGACGTGCTTTACTTAGGAAGTGGACACGGAACATTTGATGGTGCGATTCCTTTGGCTGCAAGCGGTGTAAAGGTTGCCGTAGTTGAAGCCAACAAGGTTGGGGGAACTTGCCCTAACTGGGGATGTAATGCAAAGGTATTGTTGGAAGAAGCTGTAAAGATTCAACATGCGATCGAAAAGTCAAATGGTGTAATTGCTGGGGAAACAAAGATTGATTGGGCAAAGAACCAAGCACACAAGAATGATGTAATCGATGTTTTGCCAGGTGCCATTGAAGGTATGATGACAGGACAAGGGATTGAAATGATCTTTGGTCGTGGAGCATTGGTTGATGCACACACAGTTGAAGTTGAAGGAAAGACATATACAGCCGATAAGATTGTACTTGCCACTGGACTTCGTCCACACCGTTTGGACATCATCGGAACAGAATTGGCTCACGATTCACAAGACTTTTTGGCTTTGTCAGAAATGCCAGCTAAGATGACTGTTATTGGTGGTGGATACGTGGCGCTTGAAAGTGCCACAATGGCTATGGCTGCAGGTGCTGAAGTCACATTGATTCTACGTGGATCAGTTGCATTACGCTCATTCCCAGAAGCCTCTTCTGACCTTGTTTTGGCAGACTTGGCAGAACGTGGTGTTAAGGTAATGCGTGAAACTGAAGTAGCGTCATTGACTGAAACAGACGGCCAAATCACTGTTACAACAACAAATGGTGAAATCGTTACAGATTACGTCTTGGACGCAACTGGACGTGTACCGAACGTTGAAAACATTGGACTAGAAACAGTCGGGATTAAGGCATCAGCTGCCGGGATTGAAGTTAACGAATTCTTGCAAACAAGTGTTGAAAGCATCTACGCATCTGGAGACGTTATTGCTAAGTCACAACCTAAGTTGACACCAACAGCAATCTTCGAATCTGTCTACCTAATGCGTCGTTTCTCAGGACAATCAGATGCAGCGATTGATTACCCAACTATTGCAACAAACGTCTTTACAACACCACGTGTTGCTATGGCGGGAGTGACTGTACAAGAAGCTGAAGAACAACCAGAATTGTATACAATTGTTAAGCATGACGTTGCTGGAAACTGGTACCGTCAAGTGACTTTTGAAACACAAGGAACAACAACAATGATCTTCGATAAAGAAGGTAAGTTGGTTGGTATTTCTGATGTTTCAGATCGCGCTGAAGACATTGTAAACGCTGTCTTACCAGCGATTGAATTTGGATTCACACCAGAACAAATCAGCCGTTTGGTTGGTATTTTCCCATCAATCGCATTTGATGTTTGGGGACAAGTTTAA
- a CDS encoding acetate/propionate family kinase, with product MPKTLSINAGSSSLKFQLLEMPEETVIAKGQVERIGLEDGVFSMKFNGEKFEIVKDFENHRSAIETMLEQFQEQNVIADASEITGVGHRVVAGGEWFNQSVVVDDEVLNKIERLAAYAPLHNPANAEGIKVFRELLPEAISVAVFDTAFHQTMPRENYLYALPYEYYTKYGARKYGFHGTSHRYVAERTADVLGKPLADLKLITLHLGAGASVTAIKDGKSFDTSMGFTPLAGVTMATRSGDVDPSLIYYIQEREGLTNEEMLYVLNNKSGLLGVSTLSSDMRDLEQVEDTNEHAKLALNMFIDNVVKYIGQYVVAMGGVDAITFTAGIGENAANVREDIINRLNFMGIKIDTEANNVRGVERVISTEDSAASVLLIPTNEELEIARDVERLKG from the coding sequence ATGCCAAAAACTTTATCAATTAACGCCGGTTCTTCTTCATTGAAGTTCCAATTGTTGGAAATGCCTGAAGAAACAGTCATTGCTAAGGGACAAGTTGAACGTATCGGTCTAGAAGACGGTGTGTTCTCAATGAAGTTCAATGGTGAAAAGTTCGAAATCGTTAAGGATTTTGAAAACCACCGTTCAGCTATTGAAACAATGCTTGAACAATTCCAAGAACAAAACGTTATTGCAGACGCTAGCGAAATCACTGGTGTTGGACACCGTGTCGTTGCTGGTGGAGAATGGTTTAACCAATCAGTTGTTGTTGATGACGAAGTGCTAAACAAGATCGAACGTCTTGCAGCCTACGCACCATTGCACAACCCAGCTAACGCTGAAGGTATCAAGGTATTCCGCGAATTGCTTCCAGAAGCAATCTCAGTTGCCGTATTTGACACAGCCTTCCACCAAACTATGCCTCGTGAAAACTACTTGTATGCATTGCCATACGAATACTACACGAAGTATGGGGCACGTAAGTACGGATTCCACGGAACATCACACCGTTACGTTGCAGAACGTACAGCCGATGTTTTGGGAAAGCCATTGGCTGACCTTAAGTTGATCACTTTGCACTTGGGTGCTGGTGCTTCAGTTACAGCCATTAAGGATGGAAAGTCATTCGACACTTCAATGGGATTCACTCCATTGGCCGGTGTAACTATGGCTACTCGTTCAGGTGACGTAGATCCTTCATTGATCTACTACATCCAAGAACGTGAAGGTTTGACAAACGAAGAAATGTTGTACGTTTTGAACAACAAGTCTGGTTTGTTGGGTGTATCTACTTTGTCATCAGACATGCGTGACTTGGAACAAGTCGAAGATACTAACGAACACGCAAAGTTGGCTTTGAACATGTTCATCGACAACGTTGTTAAGTACATCGGACAATACGTTGTTGCGATGGGTGGAGTTGATGCCATCACATTTACTGCTGGTATCGGTGAAAACGCTGCTAACGTCCGTGAAGACATTATCAACCGTTTGAACTTCATGGGTATCAAGATTGACACAGAAGCGAACAACGTTCGTGGTGTTGAACGTGTGATCTCAACTGAAGACTCAGCTGCTTCAGTATTGTTGATCCCAACAAACGAAGAACTTGAAATCGCTCGCGACGTTGAACGTCTAAAGGGATAA
- a CDS encoding TetR/AcrR family transcriptional regulator — translation MSKIKALEEAAYDLVQAQGLSQLSINKLAKRANVSVATAYIYYENKADLLGTLYQSIRDTLILNLPLPNAALPVQEQFAQVMRTYAETFLAHPKQVNFMTALSANPEYLPEAMQGDDSLLGPAMMAVIKQAYEQNKLRTKNVDLIVAQALQPLQWLLQTRAQHKATVRVEEVDALIEMAQRAIFVD, via the coding sequence ATGAGTAAGATTAAGGCCCTTGAAGAGGCGGCCTATGACTTGGTACAAGCGCAAGGATTAAGTCAATTAAGCATTAATAAATTGGCTAAACGAGCAAATGTATCAGTTGCGACTGCCTATATTTACTATGAAAATAAAGCGGACTTGTTGGGAACTTTATATCAAAGCATTCGTGACACATTAATTCTTAATTTACCACTACCTAACGCAGCTTTACCGGTGCAAGAACAATTTGCACAAGTGATGCGTACGTATGCGGAAACATTTTTAGCACATCCAAAACAAGTCAACTTTATGACGGCTCTAAGCGCGAATCCAGAATATTTACCGGAAGCGATGCAAGGAGACGATAGTTTGTTGGGACCGGCTATGATGGCGGTGATTAAACAAGCTTATGAACAAAATAAGTTGCGAACAAAAAATGTGGATTTGATTGTAGCCCAAGCGCTACAACCACTTCAATGGTTACTCCAAACACGTGCACAACATAAAGCGACAGTACGGGTAGAAGAAGTAGATGCTTTGATTGAGATGGCGCAACGCGCAATTTTCGTCGATTAA
- the rpmG gene encoding 50S ribosomal protein L33: MRINILLESAETGERIYLTSKNRRNTPDRLELKKYSPKLRRVTVFKEVK; the protein is encoded by the coding sequence ATGCGCATTAACATTTTGTTAGAGTCAGCTGAAACTGGCGAACGTATCTATCTAACTTCTAAGAACCGTCGTAACACACCAGACCGCTTGGAGCTTAAGAAGTATTCTCCAAAGTTGCGTCGTGTTACCGTGTTCAAGGAGGTTAAGTAA
- the rpsN gene encoding 30S ribosomal protein S14 encodes MAKKSKIAKELKIEATIEKYAAKRAELKAAGDYVGLSKLPRNASPVRAHNRDKIDGRPHAYMRQFGMSRLNFRDLAHKGQIPGVKKASW; translated from the coding sequence ATGGCTAAGAAGTCAAAGATCGCAAAAGAATTGAAGATCGAAGCAACTATCGAAAAGTACGCTGCAAAGCGTGCTGAATTGAAGGCTGCTGGAGATTACGTAGGACTTTCAAAGTTGCCACGTAACGCATCACCAGTTCGTGCACACAACCGCGACAAGATCGACGGACGTCCACACGCATACATGCGTCAATTTGGAATGTCTCGTTTGAACTTCCGTGACTTGGCACACAAGGGTCAAATCCCTGGTGTTAAGAAGGCTTCTTGGTAA